A window of the Streptomyces formicae genome harbors these coding sequences:
- a CDS encoding MFS transporter, which yields MPLALLALAVSAFGIGTTEFVMMGLLPNVAEDLGTSVPTAGHLVSAYAIGVVVGAPLLTAFGSRVPRKRMLLLLMALFTVGNLASALAPGFGTLLAGRVLAGLPHGAFFGVGAVVAARLVAEGRQARAVATMFLGLTVANVVGVPAATLLGQHLGWRATFLVVTAIGLVAMAALACLVPHVPVDAHQSLGRELRALGNRQVLLGLLTAVFGFAGVFAVYAYLASMTTEAMGLGEPAVTLVLALFGIGMTLGALVAGPLTDRALRPTLYGSLAALALVLVAFRFTVHIPWLALTTVVVLGAVGFMTTTPLQMLVMRKAQDAPTLASASNHSAFNLANAGGAWLGGAAIAAGWGWTSPAGVGAALAVVGLAIAATAGLLDRGRKTAEGTSRVVAGSPLTAADGQAGRPPVSATSSPASGS from the coding sequence ATGCCCCTGGCGCTGCTCGCGCTCGCCGTCTCCGCCTTCGGCATCGGCACCACCGAATTCGTGATGATGGGCCTGCTGCCCAACGTCGCCGAGGACCTCGGGACCTCCGTCCCCACCGCCGGCCACCTCGTCTCCGCGTACGCGATCGGCGTCGTCGTCGGCGCCCCGCTGCTCACGGCCTTCGGCTCCCGCGTGCCGCGCAAGCGGATGCTGCTCCTCCTCATGGCGCTGTTCACCGTCGGCAACCTCGCCTCCGCGCTCGCGCCCGGCTTCGGCACGCTCCTCGCGGGCCGGGTCCTCGCAGGGCTGCCGCACGGCGCGTTCTTCGGCGTCGGCGCGGTCGTCGCCGCGCGGCTCGTCGCGGAGGGGCGGCAGGCGCGGGCGGTGGCCACGATGTTCCTGGGGCTGACCGTCGCGAACGTCGTCGGCGTACCCGCCGCGACGCTGCTCGGCCAGCACCTCGGCTGGCGCGCCACGTTCCTCGTCGTCACCGCGATCGGACTCGTGGCGATGGCGGCGCTGGCCTGCCTCGTCCCGCACGTCCCCGTCGATGCCCACCAGAGCCTCGGCCGCGAGCTGCGCGCCCTCGGCAACCGGCAGGTCCTGCTCGGGCTGCTCACCGCCGTCTTCGGCTTCGCGGGCGTCTTCGCCGTGTACGCGTACCTGGCGTCGATGACGACCGAGGCGATGGGCCTCGGCGAGCCGGCCGTCACGCTCGTCCTCGCCCTCTTCGGCATCGGCATGACCCTCGGCGCACTCGTCGCCGGCCCGCTGACCGACCGGGCCCTGCGGCCGACCCTCTACGGCTCCCTCGCCGCCCTCGCCCTCGTGCTGGTCGCCTTCCGTTTCACCGTGCACATCCCCTGGCTCGCCCTGACGACCGTCGTCGTCCTCGGCGCGGTCGGCTTCATGACCACCACCCCGCTCCAGATGCTGGTCATGCGCAAGGCCCAGGACGCCCCGACCCTCGCCTCCGCCTCCAACCACTCCGCCTTCAACCTCGCCAACGCCGGCGGCGCCTGGCTCGGCGGCGCGGCGATCGCCGCGGGCTGGGGCTGGACCTCCCCGGCGGGCGTCGGCGCCGCCCTCGCCGTCGTCGGCCTGGCCATCGCGGCCACGGCAGGGCTGCTGGACCGCGGCCGGAAGACGGCGGAGGGGACCTCCCGCGTGGTCGCGGGAAGCCCCCTCACAGCGGCGGACGGGCAGGCCGGCCGTCCTCCGGTCAGTGCGACGTCGTCTCCCGCCAGCGGTTCGTGA
- a CDS encoding endonuclease/exonuclease/phosphatase family protein — MRQAYMAETGNDGAEDPRPGSRVRAVLDRWRGDPGIWRRGILLAVCAVLLGLLMILHAHIPNRIGNLGSLTETFLPWLGVLVLGLLVCALLRRSATALIALLVPAVVWLNLFGGLFTDKTGGGGDLTVATHNVNADNADPGSTARQVAQSGADVVALEEMKWDAVPAYEKALASAYPYHSVQGTVGLWSKYPMTDARDVDIQLGWKRAMRATVAAPGGDVAVYVAHLPSVRVKLNAGFTASQRDRSADALGEAIARESEQRVVLLGDLNGTMNDRSLNAVTSQLRSTQGAAGNGFGFSWPASFPMARIDQIMVKGVEPLSSWTLPRTSSDHLPIAARVAL; from the coding sequence ATGCGGCAGGCATACATGGCGGAGACGGGGAACGACGGCGCGGAGGACCCCCGCCCCGGATCCCGGGTCCGGGCCGTGCTGGACCGCTGGCGCGGCGATCCGGGGATCTGGCGGCGCGGCATCCTGCTCGCGGTCTGCGCCGTGCTCCTCGGGCTGCTGATGATCCTCCACGCGCACATCCCGAACCGGATCGGCAACCTCGGCAGCCTGACCGAGACATTTCTGCCCTGGCTGGGCGTTCTGGTGCTGGGGCTGCTGGTGTGCGCGCTGCTGCGCAGGTCCGCGACGGCGCTGATCGCGCTGCTGGTGCCGGCGGTGGTGTGGCTGAACCTGTTCGGCGGGCTGTTCACCGACAAGACGGGCGGCGGGGGAGACCTGACGGTCGCCACGCACAACGTCAACGCCGACAACGCGGACCCCGGGAGCACCGCGCGCCAGGTGGCGCAGTCCGGCGCGGACGTCGTCGCGCTGGAGGAGATGAAGTGGGACGCGGTCCCGGCGTACGAGAAGGCGCTGGCGTCGGCGTATCCGTACCACTCGGTGCAGGGCACGGTCGGGCTGTGGAGCAAGTACCCGATGACTGACGCCCGGGACGTCGACATCCAGCTGGGCTGGAAGCGCGCGATGCGCGCGACCGTGGCGGCACCGGGCGGCGACGTCGCGGTGTACGTGGCGCATCTGCCCTCGGTGCGGGTGAAGCTGAACGCGGGCTTCACGGCCAGCCAGCGCGACAGGAGCGCCGACGCGCTGGGCGAGGCGATCGCGCGTGAGAGCGAGCAGCGGGTGGTCCTGCTCGGCGACCTCAACGGCACGATGAACGACCGCTCCCTGAACGCGGTCACCTCCCAGCTGCGATCCACGCAGGGCGCGGCGGGCAACGGCTTCGGCTTCAGCTGGCCGGCGTCGTTCCCGATGGCGCGGATCGACCAGATCATGGTGAAGGGCGTCGAACCGCTCTCCTCCTGGACGCTTCCCCGCACGTCGAGCGACCACCTCCCGATCGCGGCGCGCGTCGCCTTGTGA